The Paenibacillus sp. FSL H7-0357 nucleotide sequence TGCCGTTATAGATGAACAGGCCGTTCGGATCGGTAAAATAACGGGCGGAATCCTGCTTGAACGCCGCCAGCATCCCATGCAGCTGCTGGGCGATGCGGTCATTGCGCTCCATTAGAATAGGCTGCCCTTTCCCATCCAGCAGGTAGTACGTCTGCTTCACCTGGAACCCGTTGGTGATGGAGTTCAGCCAGGTTTTCATGTCGAGACTAATACGCAGGTAAGCGAAGGTTCCGCCTTCCGTATCCTGCAGCTTGGCGAACAGGGAGAACAATTGTGTACCCGGCAGTGCGCTCGACAACAGATAATCCGGTTCGTGGACAGTCCATAGGTAAGACTCGGAAGAGCTTACCAGTGCAGAAAATCCAGGCTGCTGCAAGATCTCACTCCCGCGGACCGGCAAGACCGTCAAGCCCTCCTCCAGCGTGTTATATACCTGCCCCTGCTTGTCGAGCAGCGTAATATGAACGGGAACCACCGCATTCATCAGCCTTTGCTTCACCAGCAACAGCGTGTTCTCAATCTGCAGCTTGCGGTCTTCCCCGCTCTCCTGTCCGCTCCGGCCCAGCCGGGCCTTCAGATTAGGATCACGCTCGAGCTGCAGCATCGCACCAAGCACGCCGAATTTCAGGCTTTCGATGTTATTCTTGAGGAAGGCAAGCTGAGCCGTATTTTGCTGGGAGATATTGTCCTTCATCATCGTCTCCAGCTTCGTAATGCTGCGGGTCTGCAGGAATGCAGAGGGAATGAGCACGAACAGCAGAATGGAAATAAACAAGCGGTTTTTTAAGCTTGCAGGCCACAACCAGCTTAATCTTCTGCCCATACCCCTCTCTCCTTCCGGCTATCCGTTGGATATTTACTGCTTGATACCACAAATTTTAGCACAGCTTGCCCAAAAGCAATATGCTTCTGCCTGCGTTCGGTGCTGGAGCATGTATGATCAGGCGTAGCAGCGGATCTCGGCAATCGCAGCGCTGGGATCACCGTTCGTGGATTGAACTGTTACGCGCAGCCGATCTGTCTTGACCATCTCCGGCAGAACATGCTGGCGGCGGCATTGATAGTTGTCATAAACGGTGACCACCGGCTGCCAGTTCCCTGCAATCCAAATCTCGATGCAGTAGTCTTTGGGACACTGCGGATCACGATAGAACGGCTCATACAAATGATACTCGCGGAATAGATGGCCGGGAAACGTCAGCTCTACTGTACCGATCCACTGCGCATCCTCCCACTGCAGCTCCAGCCATTGCGGCAGCGTCTCTGACGGATCGGAACGCCACACATTCGTATAGTCATAGGGACGGGCAATCCCTGTGGTGACGTTGGCTGGACTGTAACACGGCTGCGGTGGATCAATTCGGAAGCTTAACGTCCCGCCGTCCCGGTAGCGGCGCATTCTGGACGGCCCCATCTCATAAGCCGAGGTATGGCCCGGAATGACCGTCCCGGCCATATGCCATTCCACCTGCGGATTCTCTGCCAGCTCCATCCGGATGTATTGCCCGGCGGACAGCCCATCCTGCGGACCCAGCCCCACCTCCCAGGCTACCCACTGCATTTGCCCGGGCGGAACCTTGAGCGTTCCGCTCGCCAGCGGTTCACGGACACCGCAGCTATAGTCCCAGATCGAATCCACCGGCAGCAGCACTACTTTAACCGTCTGCTCTATGCCGGAGTCATTGCTGAGGCAGACGGACAGCTTGCTGATCTCCGGTCTGCCGATGGCAATCCACTGCCCGCGCAGGCTGGACAGCGGCTCTCCGCCCTGCGGCGATGCGGGCCGGGCCGCGCGGAAACCGCCGGAGCCGTCCCTGCTCTCCGGTCCTGCCCCGACGACCCGGGCCTCGCTGCTGGCCCGGATATCCGCGGCCCGGGCAAGCTCCCCGGGGTCTGCGCCACGGCAGTTCGGCAGAAAACAGCCTTGGCGCAGCAGCGACTGCTGCACCTCGCGGACGCCTTCCGCCTCCAGTCCGCACACCTCGGTTCCGCGCTTCAGGGCGACAGCCGCCGCCGTTCCGGCGGCCTGCCCCAGCAGCGCGGTCGTCCCCATCACACGCACTGTGCCAAGCGCCGCGTGCGTAGCGCTGATGTTGCGTCCCGCCATCAGCAGATTATCCATATCCTTCGCGATCAGCATCCGCAGCGGCAGGCCGTACGGTCCGCAGTAGCTCTGAACCGCATAATCGCTTGTCTCCGTGTAACCTTCTGCACTGGAGGGCTCAGCCGTCGCCGCAAGCAGGCCTCCGGCACTGTGCAGGTCGATGAACCAGCCGCCGTAGGCGATCTCATCGGCGAATACCGTACGGCCTGCCGGGTCATGCTCGGTTAATAGATAACGCCCCATTACCCTGCGGCTTTCTCTTTTCCCCGGCACCTGCCCCACCCAGTCCAGCGCATAATTGGCCGCCTTCTCTCTCAGCAGCGGGTCCTTATTCTTGATCCAATCCCAGATGCCCAGCACATGGCGGGTTAATTCATGCCGGATCTGTTCATTGTCGTACACCGTATTCCAGGGCACCCCGATTTCAATCCACCAATAACCTGCATCCAAATCATAGAAATGTCTTCCCTGTTCATAGAAATAAGCCGGGTCGTCATACCGGACTGCCCAATCCGGTGCTCGAAAAGGAACCTCCCGGCCCATATCTTTGGCCTTAAAATGGATCGAGCTGCCCATCGTATCCGTACTGGCGGCAAGCGGTGCATGCGGCTCCCCGAACTCCTCCCGGCTCTCCGAGCCCCAGCGCCACTCGCAGCCCGCCTGGTCAGCAACCACAGCGTCGCCTGTGCAGTCGATGAACACCTTGCCCTGTATAGTCATCATCGTATCTGCATTCGCTACCCGCACCTTAACCGCTGAGAGCCGCCGCGTTTCATGCTTCTCCACCGCCGTAACCGTCGAATTCAGATGCACGGTCAGATTCGGAGTGCGGACCGCCATATCATAGAGGGCCATATCCCATACACTGTTCGTCCAGCCGTTTTCCCGTATAGGTTCATGATTGGCGGCACGCTCTTCGACCAGCAGTTCGGAGATAATACCTGTTTCCCGGGCATACGCGTGAAATTGCGCCGCACCATGTGGAGTCACCCGGATTTCCGAGGAGCTGTTGCCGCCCAGCACCGGCCGGTCTTGAATCAGGCAGGTGCTGACCCCCTGCCTGGCTGCGGCGATGGCGGCACAGACACCTGCCAGCCCGCCCCCGCAGACGACCACATCATAACTCTCCTGCTTGTGTGCACTCATGATCTTTATTTCCTCCATCCGTAGTCAGGCCCCGCCTTGCCTTCAGGCATTTTATTCCTTAAATTGTTGATTAACGGTATATACAACGTATTGTACTGCCAGCAGAATGAAAGAAATATCAACAAATCTGTCTGATCCCATGCACATAACTGGTGGAGTTCACTTTCAATGGATCATGCGTATATAGTAGCTTTTGTACACAGATATTGGATTTGTTCACTCCCTGGCAATTCATCCTGTTCACTATTGTAATCTTGCTCTACTGTTCTGTTCATAGGGTGAAGTTTATAATT carries:
- a CDS encoding FAD-dependent oxidoreductase, translating into MSAHKQESYDVVVCGGGLAGVCAAIAAARQGVSTCLIQDRPVLGGNSSSEIRVTPHGAAQFHAYARETGIISELLVEERAANHEPIRENGWTNSVWDMALYDMAVRTPNLTVHLNSTVTAVEKHETRRLSAVKVRVANADTMMTIQGKVFIDCTGDAVVADQAGCEWRWGSESREEFGEPHAPLAASTDTMGSSIHFKAKDMGREVPFRAPDWAVRYDDPAYFYEQGRHFYDLDAGYWWIEIGVPWNTVYDNEQIRHELTRHVLGIWDWIKNKDPLLREKAANYALDWVGQVPGKRESRRVMGRYLLTEHDPAGRTVFADEIAYGGWFIDLHSAGGLLAATAEPSSAEGYTETSDYAVQSYCGPYGLPLRMLIAKDMDNLLMAGRNISATHAALGTVRVMGTTALLGQAAGTAAAVALKRGTEVCGLEAEGVREVQQSLLRQGCFLPNCRGADPGELARAADIRASSEARVVGAGPESRDGSGGFRAARPASPQGGEPLSSLRGQWIAIGRPEISKLSVCLSNDSGIEQTVKVVLLPVDSIWDYSCGVREPLASGTLKVPPGQMQWVAWEVGLGPQDGLSAGQYIRMELAENPQVEWHMAGTVIPGHTSAYEMGPSRMRRYRDGGTLSFRIDPPQPCYSPANVTTGIARPYDYTNVWRSDPSETLPQWLELQWEDAQWIGTVELTFPGHLFREYHLYEPFYRDPQCPKDYCIEIWIAGNWQPVVTVYDNYQCRRQHVLPEMVKTDRLRVTVQSTNGDPSAAIAEIRCYA